In Verrucomicrobiia bacterium, a genomic segment contains:
- a CDS encoding UvrB/UvrC motif-containing protein, which produces MHLTQIVGDKMQKVDLCEACSKEKGVSDPSTFSLADLLLGLGSAQELEQAGGGADIKCPQCGFTQADFKKNGRFGCADCYQTFAEGLDSMLKSMHKGVQHKGKVPKAIAQTRDVSEKLKKMQKELDKAITEEDFERAAQLRDEIKETKKRLEQLESV; this is translated from the coding sequence GTGCATCTGACCCAGATCGTAGGGGACAAGATGCAGAAGGTGGACTTGTGCGAAGCCTGCTCGAAGGAAAAGGGTGTCAGTGACCCGAGCACCTTCTCGCTGGCCGACCTTCTTCTTGGCTTGGGCAGCGCTCAAGAACTGGAGCAGGCGGGCGGCGGTGCGGACATCAAGTGCCCGCAATGCGGCTTCACGCAAGCTGACTTCAAGAAGAACGGCCGTTTCGGTTGTGCAGATTGTTACCAGACCTTTGCTGAAGGGCTCGATAGCATGCTCAAGTCCATGCACAAGGGCGTGCAGCATAAGGGCAAGGTTCCGAAGGCGATCGCCCAGACACGCGATGTCTCCGAGAAGCTGAAGAAGATGCAGAAGGAACTTGATAAGGCTATCACCGAGGAAGACTTCGAGCGCGCAGCGCAGTTGCGTGACGAGATCAAAGAAACCAAGAAACGTCTGGAGCAATTGGAGTCCGTATGA
- the ilvE gene encoding branched-chain-amino-acid transaminase: MKIYIDGKYYSEKNATVSVFDHGLLYGDGIFEGIRAYHGRVFKLKEHIDRLYYSAKAILLDIPISHAEMMKAVVDTCRANKLRDGYIRLVVTRGPGGLGLNPKRCKKPVIIIIADKIQLYPPEFYQKGLDIITVPTTRNLHSAVNPAIKSLNYLNNILAKIEANNGGVEEAIMLNAEGYVAECTGDNIFLVKGNNLLTPPLSAGALYGITRGVVMELAKEMGLTVSEPNLTRYDVFNADEVFLTGTGAELIPVVKVDGRVIGEGTPGPVTKQLVERYHALTKVSGEPIFKK, translated from the coding sequence ATGAAAATATATATCGACGGCAAGTACTACAGCGAGAAGAACGCGACTGTGTCCGTGTTTGATCACGGCCTGCTCTATGGCGATGGCATTTTCGAGGGCATCCGTGCCTATCATGGCCGCGTATTCAAGCTGAAGGAACACATTGACCGTCTGTATTATTCGGCCAAGGCCATCTTGCTGGACATCCCCATCTCTCACGCCGAGATGATGAAGGCCGTCGTGGATACCTGCCGCGCGAATAAGTTGCGTGATGGTTACATCCGCCTCGTGGTGACTCGTGGTCCGGGCGGTTTGGGGCTGAACCCGAAGCGTTGCAAGAAGCCGGTCATTATCATCATCGCGGATAAGATCCAGCTTTACCCGCCGGAGTTTTATCAGAAGGGCTTGGACATCATCACGGTGCCCACGACGCGTAATCTGCACAGCGCGGTGAACCCGGCGATCAAGTCCTTGAACTATCTGAACAACATCCTGGCCAAGATCGAAGCCAACAATGGCGGCGTGGAAGAGGCCATCATGTTGAATGCTGAGGGATATGTGGCAGAGTGTACAGGCGATAATATCTTCCTCGTGAAGGGGAACAATCTGCTGACGCCGCCGCTGTCCGCTGGCGCGCTCTACGGCATCACGCGTGGCGTGGTGATGGAATTGGCGAAGGAAATGGGCCTGACCGTGTCTGAGCCGAACCTGACGCGGTATGATGTATTCAACGCTGACGAGGTCTTCCTCACGGGCACTGGCGCGGAACTCATCCCGGTGGTGAAGGTGGATGGACGCGTGATCGGCGAAGGCACACCGGGACCTGTCACAAAGCAATTGGTGGAGCGCTACCATGCTTTGACGAAAGTGTCAGGTGAGCCCATATTCAAGAAGTAG
- a CDS encoding ABC transporter ATP-binding protein produces the protein MSNATPQQLLSAVNVRKSYQIGKRQIEVLKGVSLTVQRGEFVALQGASGAGKSTLLHLLGGLDQADAGDIHFENLELTKMSGSSLANLRGKRMGFIFQSYHLLPELDALENVCVPGRLMRMSADEAEKRGRAVLTRVGLAHRLDHRPTELSGGEQQRVAIARALMNQPTLLLADEPTGNLDSKTGGEIMDLLRELQKEQGTTMVIATHDDKVAERAERVVRLVDGQIVVQ, from the coding sequence ATGAGTAACGCCACGCCACAGCAGTTGCTCTCCGCCGTAAATGTGCGGAAGAGCTATCAGATCGGCAAACGGCAGATCGAGGTGTTGAAAGGCGTCTCGCTGACAGTTCAACGTGGCGAGTTCGTGGCGCTGCAAGGTGCTTCCGGCGCCGGTAAGAGCACGCTCTTGCATTTGCTGGGCGGGCTGGACCAGGCTGATGCAGGTGACATCCACTTTGAAAATCTAGAACTGACGAAGATGTCCGGCAGTTCGCTGGCGAATTTGCGGGGTAAGCGGATGGGATTCATTTTTCAATCTTACCATTTGCTCCCGGAGCTGGATGCGTTGGAGAATGTTTGCGTGCCGGGGCGGCTCATGCGCATGTCAGCCGATGAAGCAGAGAAGCGTGGTCGGGCCGTGTTGACACGAGTGGGGTTGGCGCATCGTTTGGATCATCGACCTACGGAGCTTTCCGGTGGCGAACAGCAGCGGGTGGCGATTGCGCGGGCTTTGATGAATCAACCCACGCTTCTGTTGGCGGATGAACCTACGGGCAATCTGGATTCTAAGACCGGCGGCGAGATCATGGATTTGCTCCGTGAATTGCAAAAAGAGCAGGGCACCACGATGGTCATCGCCACTCATGATGACAAAGTAGCCGAACGAGCGGAGCGTGTGGTGCGGTTGGTAGATGGTCAAATCGTTGTCCAATAG